The Episyrphus balteatus chromosome 4, idEpiBalt1.1, whole genome shotgun sequence genome includes a window with the following:
- the LOC129920029 gene encoding estrogen sulfotransferase-like isoform X2 — protein MFRVEEIHTQVTDKIVSQGVSELVRIYPLDDIDETGLPETWNFNGTCMPKIYANRAKEYANFKVREDDIWVVTYPKCGTTWTQEMTWMIVNDMDFNKSNSKDITERIIFFELNGMVELESWDAFKALEEQKSPRVIKTHLPISLLPRDIWKKKCKIIYVTRDPKDVVVSFFHHFIGMTPYTGTIEEFIEGFLTDQFIYCSF, from the exons atgtttcgcGTTGAAGAAATTCATACTCAAGTAACTGACAAAATTGTTAGTCAAGGTGTTTCAGAGCTAGTTAGAATTTATCCATTAGATGATATAGATGAAACTGGTCTTCCAGAAACTTGGAATTTTAATGGAACATGTATGCCAAAGATCTATGCAAACCGGGCAAAAGAATATGCTAACTTTAAAGTTCGAGAAGATGATATTTGGGTGGTTACATATCCAAAATGTGGAACAACTTGGACACAAGAAATGACTTGGATGATCGTGAATGATATggattttaataaatcaaattcaaaagatattacagaaagaattatattttttga attaaaTGGAATGGTTGAACTAGAATCATGGGATGCGTTCAAGGCTTTGGAGGAGCAAAAGTCACCACGAGTGATCAAGACTCATCTTCCAATTAGTTTACTACCACGAGATATTTGGAAGAAAAAATGCAAA ataatttatGTAACCAGAGATCCAAAAGATGTTGTTGTGTCGTTTTTTCATCACTTTATCGGTATGACTCCATATACTGGAACAATTGAAGAATTCATTGAAGGCTTTCTCACGGATCAATTTATTTACTGCTCATTCTG A
- the LOC129920029 gene encoding sulfotransferase 1 family member D1-like isoform X1, with protein sequence MFRVEEIHTQVTDKIVSQGVSELVRIYPLDDIDETGLPETWNFNGTCMPKIYANRAKEYANFKVREDDIWVVTYPKCGTTWTQEMTWMIVNDMDFNKSNSKDITERIIFFELNGMVELESWDAFKALEEQKSPRVIKTHLPISLLPRDIWKKKCKIIYVTRDPKDVVVSFFHHFIGMTPYTGTIEEFIEGFLTDQFIYCSFWYHVLEFWMIRKSENVLFITFEDMKKDLRTVIDKTCLFLEKKYKEEEISKLIDHLSFEKMKANPTCNNQGLVKCLYGILEREYKDETAFQFMRKGKVGGYKKELSLDYVQKINLKTREIFLPHGLNLYCR encoded by the exons atgtttcgcGTTGAAGAAATTCATACTCAAGTAACTGACAAAATTGTTAGTCAAGGTGTTTCAGAGCTAGTTAGAATTTATCCATTAGATGATATAGATGAAACTGGTCTTCCAGAAACTTGGAATTTTAATGGAACATGTATGCCAAAGATCTATGCAAACCGGGCAAAAGAATATGCTAACTTTAAAGTTCGAGAAGATGATATTTGGGTGGTTACATATCCAAAATGTGGAACAACTTGGACACAAGAAATGACTTGGATGATCGTGAATGATATggattttaataaatcaaattcaaaagatattacagaaagaattatattttttga attaaaTGGAATGGTTGAACTAGAATCATGGGATGCGTTCAAGGCTTTGGAGGAGCAAAAGTCACCACGAGTGATCAAGACTCATCTTCCAATTAGTTTACTACCACGAGATATTTGGAAGAAAAAATGCAAA ataatttatGTAACCAGAGATCCAAAAGATGTTGTTGTGTCGTTTTTTCATCACTTTATCGGTATGACTCCATATACTGGAACAATTGAAGAATTCATTGAAGGCTTTCTCACGGATCAATTTATTTACTGCTCATTCTGGTATCATGTATTGGAATTTTGGATGATTcgaaaaagtgaaaatgtcctttttattacttttgaaGACATGAAGAAAGATCTAAGAACCGTTATAGACAAGACATGCTTATTTCTTGAGAAGAAATACAAGGAAGAAGAAATCTCTAAATTAATAGATCATttgtcttttgaaaaaatgaaag ccAATCCTACATGTAATAACCAAGGCCTCGTAAAGTGTCTTTATGGAATCCTTGAAAGAGAGTATAAAGACGAGACTGCTTTTCAATttatgagaaaaggaaaagttGGAGGATACAAAAAGGAACTCAGTCTTGATTATGTTCAGAAAATCAACTTAAAAACGAGAGAGATATTCCTACCACAtggtttaaatttatattgcagataa
- the LOC129919616 gene encoding general transcription factor IIH subunit 4 produces MSDSKSGKTSSLIPKPANLECKNLQDYLRTRTHDVLEKLYNYPTICLAVYRELPEIARQFVIRILFVEQPVPQAVVASWGSQHYAKEQAASTSCLTELNIWRVTAIPGGLSAWELCPTFKKNLKIALLGGGKPWSLSHLMDKDAKPRDVAFLDNYAMARWRCVLHYMVGGGTTSKGQDSEGISPDAVRILLHANLMKRDERDGTPSITRQGFQFLLLDTRSQVWHFMLQYLDTCQERNLSLPECLSMLFQLSFSTLGRDYSSEGLSPKMLTFLQHLREFGLVYQRKRKEGRFYPTRLALNVTNKNGPVPTVSNEEDKSQDPGYIVVETNYRVYAYTDSNLQVALLGLFTELLYRFPNLVVGVLTRDSVRQALRGGITAEQIVSYLEQYAHRNMKTTESAINTRSPLPPTVVDQIKLWENERNRFVYTEGVVYNQFLSQADFITLRDYAQSINVLVWQSERNRTMVVTKNGHDDVKKFWKRYSKSGG; encoded by the exons atgtCTGATTCGAAATCAGGTAAAACAAGTTCATTGATTCCAAAGCCTGCAAACCTAGAATGTAAAAACCTCCAAGACTATTTGAGAACTCGGACGCACGATGTCCTTGAGAAGCTTTACAATTATCCAACAATTTGTTTAGCTGTTTATAG AGAACTACCCGAAATAGCCCGCCAATTTGTTATTCGTATCTTATTCGTAGAGCAACCAGTTCCACAAGCTGTAGTCGCTTCATGGGGATCACAACACTATGCCAA GGAACAAGCAGCATCAACATCTTGTCTCACAGAGTTAAACATTTGGCGAGTCACAGCCATTCCCGGTGGACTCTCCGCCTGGGAACTCTGTCCAAcgttcaaaaaaaatcttaagataGCTCTGCTAGGTGGTGGCAAGCCGTGGTCACTGTCTCATTTGATGGACAAAGATGCCAAGCCAAGAGATGTGGCATTCCTTGATAATTACGCTATGGCGCGATGGAGATGTGTTCTCCATTACATGGTTGGTGGCGGAACCACCAGCAAAGGTCAGGATAGCGAAGGCATCAGTCCAGATGCCGTACGAATTCTACTCCATGCCAATCTAATGAAACGAGATGAACGTGATGGTACCCCAAGTATAACACGACAAGGTTTTCAGTTCCTTCTTTTAGACACACGATCACAG GTTTGGCACTTTATGCTACAGTATCTCGATACCTGCCAGGAACGAAATCTCAGCTTACCCGAGTGTCTATCGATGCTTTTCCAACTAAGTTTCTCGACACTTGGTCGTGATTACAGTTCTGAAGGACTCAGTCCTAAGATGTTGACTTTTTTACAACACTTGCGTGAATTTGGTTTAGTTTACCAACGAAAACGTAAAGAAGGACGTTTCTATCCCACCCGATTGGCTTTGAATGTCACAAATAAAAACGGACCAGTTCCAACGGTTTCCAATGAAGAAGACAAAAGTCAAGATCCTGGCTATATTGTCGTGGAGACTAATTACCGAGTGTATGCCTACACTGATTCAAACCTTCAAGTCGCTCTACTTGGTCTCTTCACAGAATTGCTATACCGATTTCCAAATTTAGTTGTTGGCGTTTTGACTCGAGATTCAGTCAGACAAGCTCTACGCGGAGGAATCACTGCCGAACAGATTGTCAGCTATTTGGAACAGTATGCTCATCGGAATATGAAGACAACAGAGTCGGCTATCAATACAAGATCACCTCTGCCGCCTACAGTTGTTGATCAAATCAAACTGTGGGAGAACGAAAGAAATCGATTTGTTTACACTGAGGGTGTAGTTTATAATCAATTCTTGTCGCAGGCCGATTTTATTACACTGCGTGATTATGCTCAGTCGATAAATGTTTTAGTATGGCAAAGCGAAAGGAATCGCACAATGGTGGTTACAAAGAATGGTCATGATGATGTGAAGAAATTCTGGAAACGGTATTCCAAGAGTGGAGGTTAA
- the LOC129917935 gene encoding ubiquitin-conjugating enzyme E2 R2, with amino-acid sequence MSQSQPSSSAVRALALEYKSLQEEPVEGFRVKLCNEDNLFEWEVAIFGPPDTLYQGGYFKAHMKFPPDYPYSPPSIRFLTKVWHPNVYENGDLCISILHPPVDDPQSGELPCERWNPTQNVRTILLSVISLLNEPNTYSPANVDASVMYRRWRDSQGKDNEYPNIIRKQALAANAEARKEGITVPTTLEDYCLKPTKKPSQEPMLDMTNFYDDDFDLETEDDQQTDDDDDDDDDDAEESDYADGDDSGKGETS; translated from the exons ATGTCTCAATCGCAACCAAGCAGCTCAGCTGTACGTGCTTTGGCACTCGAATACAAATCGCTGCAAGAGGAACCCGTCGAAGGTTTCCGTGTGAAACTTTGCAACGAGGACAATCTCTTCGAATGGGAAGTGGCAATCTTTGGGCCACCCGACACACTCTATCAGGGTGGCTATTTTAAGGCACACATGAAATTCCCTCCAGATTATCCATATTCACCTCCATCGATTCGTTTTCTGACCAAAGTCTGGCATCCGAATGTTTATGAGAATGGTGATTTGTGTATTTCGATTTTACATCCACCGGTCGATGATCCACAGAGTGGAGAACTGCCGTGCGAGAGATGGAATCCAACACAGAATGTGAGGACAATTTTGCTGTCGGTTATTTCATTGTTAAATGAACCGAATACGTATTCGCCAGCTAATGTGGATGCGTCAGTTATGTATAGGAGATGGAGGGATTCTCAg GGTAAAGATAACGAATACCCAAATATTATCAGAAAACAAGCTCTTGCTGCAAATGCTGAAGCCAGGAAGGAAGGAATCACTGTACCAACGACACTCGAAGATTACTGCCTCAAACCGACTAAAAAGCCTTCCCAAGAGCCAATGTTGGATATGACAAATTTCTACGATGATGATTTTGATTTGGAAACAGAAGATGATCAACAAAcagacgacgatgatgatgatgatgacgatgatgccGAAGAGTCAGATTATGCCGATGGCGATGACAGCGGCAAAGGTGAAACATCATAA
- the LOC129917934 gene encoding neuralized-like protein 4 encodes MASFHQRCGRRITLTNNNRTAMRSIRDFSHALVFSAEPLQDDVLFEVVIEEKNHSWGGSIEIGVTSENPDKLELPSCAAAMRNGTWIMSGIDIRRDGICLVEFYGTHLESLNEGDRVGVLKTSQDELVFYINGESQGVAATNLPKVVYALVDLYGRCVQVSICPSEPLDFMSDSTQIVQSIDVPMCVDVTVSSNGGTGVASIQSTANIGDYFDMNDRLRFHTRCGSLVKLSPNCRSAERRRPLDEFNNGVVMTHRPLKDNELFEIRIDKLVDKWSGSIEVGVTTHNPAALHFPATMTNMRSGTIMMSGCGILTNGKGTRRQYGEFNLDELREGDRVGMMRKTNGNLHYFINGQDQGVAANRVAQTLWGVIDLYGMTIKVTIVDRDEREQQNLVTRRNNLMSIQTSSSSSCGGGHLVNHELSAALSPEIESVSGTGKNDDRLTFHSMCGSQATVTHSGRTALRPNASDDFNNGVVLTKRPLRPNELFQVRLERVVTKWAGSVEMGVTTHSAEELDFPFTMTNVRSGTWMMTGNGVMHNGITVIEQYGQNLDRLQVGDRVGVVRKDDGTLHFWVNGVDQGAAAINVPEKVYGVIDLYGQAAQASIVDTSECGSPDTGNSTISNTTLYSEPPLRFHSIHGKNAGISNGGLTASRPNSLAEFNDAIVFSNRPLRQRELFEVVLETMVRHWSGNIEIGITGSRPDEVVLTANATDLEGDTIILCGSMVFQNRKTIRSNILFDLDTLTAGTRVGVMRNGDYIHFFIDGVDQGPACECRLPNVWAVIDLYGQCAQVSLTLAQPDMRAPYATSENSQSFQATSVIQPPPETKHRWTCISGNVTLSQNWTVASRVTGASAALSRCLVFSEHPLSVGSPFEVKIVSHNPLFAGCLNIGITDLNLSDEYVRKNIPSSMKRIPANVWYVSGNEVRHNSMLMQRSMASLEWLRVGDRIALEMTQTRTLRILLNSEDMNINFQNVSSDVYVVVELQGSTMAVQVISTQGPTSPLRPCSLRLQDSLEFGVDPLNKQDSMLESIDSESQAFEFSEFHGKNVRLVDEHRSAIRTQSFNQALVYIAKPLCKGHSISIKIDAINTKWKGTIGVGALGVCPQLANVQLPTSIVLCKRPCWVATHDYININGSRIASKYGEALEQIQPGTVITMSLSHAGALTIMVGQNSLEDLAAGLPNHVYPVFDLYGKCEKISIINGELRNGTPIVEEVLLEHDQLAEGDSSVPQCEKADLEVHEKETEGASTSNTARTVMQNFTGNLLINLSIKYRSKEGRNDTSPSSSSCCLRESLQLQHNTNLNIQRSQSTQRFTNNPSTSTGSTDTNREQVEPPCDDVVQPVMTNSKENLLEYNDESNTAIQQNLQQQQQHQQQQQFLDINQVPDETPVQNEDDPDEDEEPPIPPVRDPIPADTQFDSIQSLPSLDSTKDCEYLKLVRGFKSSLVLPHTFFQQPSCQAICFCQQCHATNSEKLSGWVYFKLNQQAVNTSGTVQSFDSGDWVPLYYMTRVDKIRAILDYGQPLPIEQTHEAHSSTNQKDEPGTHLELHFSPNSPTIQLTNSHHKYTAAMQSYTIGTAFEVYVRRQSLCATQQKTSDEQQEDDQQQQQQSQPGPSSTPQTTSLKDMSWFTKETGACVLTALILKLDRVQCQSSGS; translated from the exons ATGGCTTCATTCCATCAACGATGCGGTCGTCGAATAACTTTGACAAATAACAATCGAACAGCAATGCGAAGTATTCGAGATTTTAGCCATGCTTTGGTTTTTAGTGCAGAACCTCTTCAAGATGATGTACTTTTTGAAGTGGTTATTGAAGAAAAA AATCATTCTTGGGGTGGAAGTATAGAAATTGGAGTAACTTCAGAGAATCCCGACAAATTGGAATTACCTTCGTGTGCGGCAGCAATGCGAAATGGTACATGGATTATGTCGGGAATTGATATACGACGAGATGGTATTTGTTTGGTTGAATTCTATGGAACTCATTTGGAATCTTTGAATGAAGGAGATCGAGTTGGAGTTTTAAAGACTTCCCAAGATGAATTGGTCTTTTATATAAATGGAGAATCACAAGGTGTAGCTGCAACGAATTTGCCAAAAGTTGTCTATGCACTCGTTGATTTGTATGGCAGATGTGTTCAAGTTTCAATTTGTCCGTCGGAACCATTG GACTTTATGTCGGATTCCACACAAATTGTGCAATCAATCGATGTTCCAATGTGTGTCGATGTCACAGTTAGCTCAAACGGAGGCACTGGTGTTGCTTCCATTCAATCAACCGCCAACATTGGAGACTATTTCGATATGAATGATCGTTTGCGTTTCCACACTCGATGTGGTTCATTGGTGAAGTTATCACCAAACTGTCGATCGGCTGAAAGACGTCGCCCACTAGATGAGTTCAACAATGGTGTGGTGATGACCCACAGACCATTGAAAGACAATGAACTCTTTGAAATTCGAATCGATAAATTGGTAGACAAATGGTCTGGATCGATAGAAGTCGGTGTAACTACACACAATCCAGCAGCTCTACATTTTCCAGCTACAATGACCAATATGCGAAGTGGTACCATCATGATGTCTGGATGTGGTATCCTTacaaatggtaaaggaactcgTCGACAATATGGAGAGTTTAATTTAGATGAATTGCGAGAAGGTGATCGAGTTGGAATGATGCGCAAGACAAATGGaaatcttcattattttatcaaCGGACAAGACCAAGGAGTGGCAGCGAATAGAGTCGCTCAAACACTCTGGGGTGTCATTGATCTCTATGGAATGACTATCAAAGTTACCATTGTTGATCGAGATGAGAGGGAACAACAAAATTTGGTTACACGCCGCAATAATCTTATGTCGATTCAAACAAGCTCCAGTTCGAGTTGTGGCGGTGGGCATCTTGTAAATCATGAACTATCGGCTGCTTTGAGTCCTGAAATTGAATCTGTGAGTGGAACTGGAAAGAATGATGACCGGTTGACTTTTCATTCGATGTGTGGATCTCAGGCAACTGTAACACATAGTGGACGTACTGCTTTGAGACcgaa cgCTTCGGATGACTTCAACAATGGAGTTGTGCTGACCAAGAGACCATTAAGGCCGAATGAACTATTTCAAGTTCGCTTGGAACGTGTTGTTACCAAATGGGCTGGATCGGTTGAAATGGGTGTTACAACTCATAGTGCAGAGGAATTAGATTTTCCGTTCACTATGACTAATGTTCG ATCTGGAACTTGGATGATGACCGGCAATGGTGTTATGCACAATGGCATCACTGTCATCGAACAATATGGTCAAAATCTCGATCGGCTGCAAGTTGGTGATCGTGTTGGTGTTGTCCGCAAAGATGATGGAACCTTACACTTTTGGGTAAATGGTGTTGATCAAGGTGCAGCCGCAATCAATGTTCCAGAAAAAGTCTACGGTGTCATTGATCTCTACGGCCAAGCAGCACAAGCCAGCATTGTTGATACTTCCGAGTGTGGTAGTCCTGATACTGGCAATTCAACAATCTCAAATACTACCCTCTACAGTGAGCCACCATTGCGTTTCCATTCGATACATGGAAAAAATGCTGGCATCTCAAATGGTGGTCTAACTGCAAGTCGTCCCAATTCACTGGCTGAATTTAATGATGCAATTGTATTTAGTAACAGGCCGTTAAGGCAGAGGGAGTTATTTGAAGTTGTTCTTGAAACAATGGTTAGACACTGGTCTGGGAATATAGAAATTGGAATAACTGGAAGTCGACCAGATGAAGTTGTACTAACCGCAAATGCAACAGATTTAGAAGGTGATACAATTATTTTGTGTGGTTCAATGGTCTTTCAAAATCGGAAAACTATTCGGAGTAATATTTTGTTTGACTTGGACACCTTGACGGCTGGAACGAGAGTTGGTGTCATGCGAAATGGAGACTATATTCACTTCTTCATTGATGGAGTAGATCAAGGTCCAGCGTGTGAATGTCGTTTGCCTAATGTTTGGGCAGTTATTGATCTCTATGGGCAGTGTGCTCAAGTGAGTTTGACTTTGGCGCAACCAGATATGCGTGCACCGTACGCCACAAGTGAGAACTCACAAAGTTTCCAAGCTACATCGGTAATTCAACCACCGCCCGAAACTAAGCATCGATGGACATGTATTTCGGGCAATGTTACACTCTCACAGAACTGGACTGTGGCATCGCGGGTGACTGGAGCGTCGGCAGCTTTGTCACGATGTTTGGTATTCTCAGAGCATCCTCTCTCCGTAGGATCACCTTTCGAAGTGAAGATTGTCTCACATAACCCATTATTTGCag GATGCCTGAACATTGGCATAACGGATTTGAATCTCTCTGACGAGTATGTACGTAAAAACATTCCAAGCAGCATGAAACGTATACCGGCAAATGTCTGGTACGTTTCTGGCAATGAAGTTAGACACAATTCAATGCTAATGCAACGGTCAATGGCATCATTGGAATGGCTTCGAGTTGGTGATCGTATTGCCCTTGAGATGACACAAACAAGAACATTAAGAATTCTACTCAATTCTGAAGATATGAAtattaatttccaaaatgtctcaagt GATGTCTATGTGGTTGTAGAACTACAAGGTTCCACTATGGCAGTTCAAGTGATCTCAACACAAGGACCCACCTCACCATTGCGACCGTGCAGCCTAAGACTACAAGATTCTCTTGAATTCGGTGTAGATCCATTGAATAAACAAGATTCAATGTTAGAATCTATAGATTCAGAGTCTCAGGCTTTTGAATTTAGTGAGTTTCATGGAAAGAATGTACGTTTAGTCGATGAACATCGTAGTGCAATTCGTACACAATCTTTCAATCAGGCATTAGTTTATATTGCCAAACCTTTATGCAAAGGTCATAGTATCAGT attaaaATTGATGCAATCAACACTAAGTGGAAGGGTACAATTGGCGTTGGAGCTCTTGGCGTATGTCCACAATTGGCAAACGTTCAGCTACCAACATCTATTGTACTCTGTAAACGTCCCTGCTGGGTAGCCACTCATGATTACATCAATATAAATGGAAGTCGTATTGCTTCGAAATATGGTGAAGCTCTGGAACAGATTCAACCTGGAACTGTGATCACAATGTCTCTGTCTCATGCTGGAGCGTTAA CAATTATGGTTGGACAGAATAGTTTAGAAGATCTGGCAGCAGGTCTACCAAATCATGTCTACCCTGTCTTTGATTTGTATGGCAAATGTGAGAAAATCTCAATAATCAACGGGGAGCTTCGCAATGGAACACCAATTGTTGAAGAAGTACTCTTGGAACATGATCAATTGGCTGAAGGTGATAGTAGTGTGCCGCAATGCGAAAAAGCTGATCTGGAAGTTCATGAAAAAGAGACTGAAGGTGCAAGCACATCAAATAC TGCTCGGACAGTAATGCAGAATTTTACTGGAAATTTATTGATCAATCTGTCAATCAAGTATCGATCGAAGGAAGGCAGGAATGACACTAGTCCATCTTCATCGTCCTG ctGTCTTCGGGAATCTCTGCAGTTGCAACACAATACCAATTTGAACATCCAACGCAGTCAAAGTACCCAACGCTTTACAAATAATCCTTCGACATCCACTGGCAGCACTGACACAAATCGAGAACAAGTGGAACCACCTTGTGACGATGTTGTCCAACCGGTAATGACAAACTCCAAAGAGAATCTCTTAGAATACAATGACGAAAGTAACACTGCTATTCAGCAAAATcttcaacagcagcagcagcaccaacaacaacaacaatttctgGACATCAATCAAGTGCCTGATGAGACGCCAGTTCAAAACGAAGATGACCCAGACGAAGACGAAGAGCCACCAATACCGCCTGTTAGAGATCCCATTCCAGCAGACACACAATTCGATTCCATCCAATCGTTACCTAGCCTCGATTCAACTAAAGACTGTGAATACTTGAAGCTGGTGCGGGGCTTCAAAAGCTCTCTTGTCCTTCCACATACGTTTTTCCAGCAACCAAGTTGTCAGGCGATTTGTTTTTGTCAGCAGTGTCATGCGACAAATTCTGAAAAGCTAAGTGGTTGGGTGTATTTTAAGCTAAATCAGCAAGCTGTTAATACATCGGGAACGGTGCAGAGTTTTGATTCAGGTGATTGGGTGCCTTTGTACTATATGACTCGGGTAGATAAAATTCGAGCTATTCTCGACTATGGTCAGCCGCTCCCAATCGAACAAACACACGAGGCACATTCGAGTACCAATCAGAAGGATGAACCAGGAACGCACTTGGAATTGCATTTCTCGCCCAATTCACCAACAATACAACTCACGAATTCCCATCACAAATATACAGCAGCTATGCAAAGCTATACAATTGGTACAGCATTTGAAGTGTATGTGCGGCGGCAATCTTTGTGTGCCACACAACAAAAGACTTCTGATGAACAGCAAGAGGATgatcaacaacaacagcagcaatcACAGCCTGGCCCTTCATCAACACCACAGACGACTTCATTGAAAGACATGTCGTGGTTCACCAAAGAGACTGGGGCTTGTGTGCTGACAGCATTAATTCTAAAACTAGACCGAGTGCAGTGCCAAAGTTCGGGAAGCTAA